A region of Jonquetella anthropi DSM 22815 DNA encodes the following proteins:
- the pxpB gene encoding 5-oxoprolinase subunit PxpB, which produces MVSVLPAGEGCLFLDFGNVIDMEVNGRVHAVKLALERRPFVGLVELVPSYRSLAVYFDPIATDVPALREALARLASETAALPAEGGTVLRLPVCYGGDYGPDMGNVTSHTGLSEADVVARHTGRDLYCYMLGFLPGFAYLGGMDESLATPRLTTPRKRIEPGSVGIAGRQTGAYSVASPGGWQIIGRTPVRLYDPDRSPAAAIQAGFWVRYYAVTAEEYGRIARQVQAGAYQLELGKRGSGE; this is translated from the coding sequence TTGGTCTCGGTTCTGCCTGCCGGAGAGGGCTGTCTGTTTTTGGACTTTGGGAACGTCATCGACATGGAGGTGAACGGCCGCGTTCATGCGGTGAAGCTGGCTTTGGAACGTCGGCCGTTTGTCGGTTTGGTTGAGTTGGTTCCGTCGTACCGTTCGTTGGCCGTGTACTTTGACCCGATCGCGACAGACGTCCCGGCCTTGAGAGAGGCTCTGGCCCGTTTGGCTTCCGAAACGGCCGCTCTGCCGGCTGAGGGCGGAACGGTCCTGCGCCTGCCGGTCTGCTACGGCGGCGACTACGGCCCGGACATGGGGAACGTGACGTCTCATACCGGGCTGAGCGAGGCCGATGTGGTGGCCCGGCATACCGGCCGGGACCTTTACTGTTACATGTTGGGCTTTCTGCCCGGGTTCGCCTACTTGGGCGGCATGGACGAGTCGTTAGCGACACCCCGTCTGACGACGCCGCGAAAGCGAATAGAGCCCGGTTCGGTGGGCATAGCAGGGCGCCAGACCGGCGCGTATTCGGTAGCCAGCCCGGGAGGGTGGCAGATCATCGGCAGGACGCCGGTGCGGCTGTACGATCCCGACAGGTCGCCGGCCGCGGCGATTCAGGCCGGCTTCTGGGTGCGCTACTACGCCGTGACGGCCGAGGAGTATGGCCGTATCGCGCGGCAGGTCCAAGCCGGCGCGTACCAGCTTGAGTTGGGGAAGAGGGGGAGTGGGGAATGA
- a CDS encoding IS3 family transposase, whose translation MTRHPYKYQAIKELTEAKHYPLQKLCQCQRLSRSAYYRWLKGPVSFSEKYNTELSEKIKAIHENHPDMGYRRIRDELERNHGIAVNDKRVLRICRGERIQSTIKWRPKSCTRSSQDPAHIAKNYLNRDFHADAPNEKWLTDVTEFKYYVGGNAHKVYLSAILDLYDRRIVAYKIGEHNDNPLVMSTFDEAVEREPEAHPLFHSDRGFQYTSKQFSGRLKRNRMKQSMSRVAHCIDNGPMEGFWGILKREMYYRKRFTSKMDLVKTIESYIRYYNTERFQRKLNLMTPAEYHASFYTAA comes from the coding sequence CTGACTCGACATCCCTACAAATACCAAGCGATCAAAGAACTGACTGAAGCCAAGCACTACCCCCTGCAAAAGCTCTGTCAGTGCCAGCGGCTTTCGCGCAGCGCGTATTATCGCTGGCTTAAAGGTCCTGTCAGCTTCAGTGAGAAGTACAATACCGAGCTCTCCGAGAAGATCAAGGCCATTCATGAGAACCATCCGGATATGGGTTACCGGCGAATCAGGGACGAACTGGAAAGGAATCACGGCATCGCAGTGAACGATAAGCGGGTACTCAGGATCTGTCGCGGAGAGCGTATTCAATCCACGATCAAGTGGAGGCCAAAGAGCTGCACCAGAAGCAGCCAAGACCCTGCACATATCGCCAAAAACTATCTCAACCGTGACTTTCACGCAGACGCACCGAACGAGAAATGGCTGACGGATGTCACTGAGTTCAAGTATTACGTCGGGGGGAACGCTCACAAAGTATATCTGAGTGCCATACTAGATCTCTATGATCGCAGGATCGTGGCATATAAAATCGGCGAGCATAATGACAATCCGCTGGTTATGAGCACGTTTGATGAAGCTGTAGAGCGTGAGCCCGAGGCACATCCATTGTTTCACAGTGACCGAGGCTTCCAGTACACGAGCAAACAGTTCTCGGGGAGACTAAAGAGAAACCGAATGAAGCAGAGCATGTCCAGAGTAGCCCATTGCATTGACAATGGGCCTATGGAAGGCTTCTGGGGGATCCTGAAGCGAGAAATGTACTACAGGAAACGCTTCACCTCAAAGATGGATCTGGTGAAGACCATAGAGTCATACATCAGGTATTACAACACAGAGCGGTTCCAACGGAAACTGAATCTGATGACACCTGCCGAATACCATGCAAGCTTCTATACTGCGGCGTAA
- a CDS encoding helix-turn-helix domain-containing protein, which yields MRKARQTTQEERLEIVRYCLAKDNNYGATALKYNCSYQQVRNWVLRYESMGPAGLEDRRGRRIGTLPARTPEEKQRDRIAELERKNRDLQMENDLLKKIRELEMKDRSL from the coding sequence ATGAGAAAAGCCAGACAGACAACCCAGGAAGAACGCCTTGAAATCGTACGGTACTGCCTTGCTAAGGATAATAATTATGGAGCGACGGCGCTGAAATATAACTGTTCCTATCAGCAGGTGCGCAACTGGGTGCTCCGTTATGAGAGCATGGGCCCCGCCGGCCTTGAAGACCGTCGTGGACGGCGGATTGGAACCCTGCCAGCCCGGACACCAGAGGAAAAGCAGCGTGACAGGATTGCAGAACTGGAACGCAAGAACCGCGACCTTCAGATGGAGAACGACCTGTTAAAAAAAATCAGAGAGTTAGAGATGAAAGATCGCTCTCTCTGA
- a CDS encoding gamma-glutamyltransferase family protein, with product MVAASNPLAAGAGIEVLKAGGNAVDAALAAAAVLTVVEPTSNGLGGDAFALVHTGGKLYGLNSSGPCPAGLTAQTLRDEGHSSVPARGLAPITVPGVPAAWGALSKKFGRLPLADVLRPAVRYARGGFPLQPKVAQLWKAAQELFSALARENGLFAPWLQTFGLAEAEPGELVTLKDHAETLEEIGRTGGESFYRGELARQIGSFVRSSGGWLSAEDLAAFSPEWVEPLSVPYRNYQVFELPPNGHGLTVLLALNILRGFEPTRDRELFLHQTVEAMKLAFADAKAYIADPRQADVPLADLLSEGYAERRRALIRNRAELPCPGSPRCGGTVYLASADGDGNMVSYIQSNYMGFGSGVVVPGTGIALHNRGANFSLDPASPNCLAPGKRPYHTIIPGFLCRDGQPFGPFGVMGAFMQPQGHVQVVSSLADDGLNPQEALDRPRWQWTGGLSLELEQTFPNDLALSLKDRGHQVTVSADDTSFGRGQVILRDGSGVLCGATEPRTDGAVAVW from the coding sequence ATGGTGGCCGCGTCGAACCCTCTGGCGGCCGGAGCCGGAATTGAAGTTCTCAAGGCCGGCGGCAACGCAGTAGACGCCGCCTTGGCGGCCGCCGCCGTTCTGACGGTCGTCGAGCCCACCAGCAACGGCTTGGGCGGCGACGCGTTCGCCCTCGTCCACACGGGAGGGAAGCTCTACGGCCTCAACTCCAGCGGCCCCTGTCCAGCTGGCCTGACGGCTCAGACGCTACGCGACGAGGGCCACTCGTCAGTCCCGGCCCGAGGGCTCGCCCCGATCACCGTCCCTGGCGTCCCAGCCGCTTGGGGCGCGCTCTCAAAAAAATTCGGCCGGCTGCCGCTGGCCGACGTCCTGCGTCCGGCGGTTCGGTACGCCCGCGGCGGGTTCCCCCTGCAGCCAAAAGTGGCCCAACTGTGGAAGGCGGCGCAGGAGCTTTTCTCGGCCCTCGCTAGGGAAAATGGCCTCTTCGCCCCGTGGCTTCAAACGTTCGGACTCGCCGAAGCCGAGCCCGGCGAGCTCGTGACGCTGAAGGACCACGCCGAGACCCTAGAAGAGATCGGCCGCACGGGCGGCGAGAGTTTTTACCGCGGCGAACTGGCCCGGCAGATCGGCTCGTTCGTCCGGTCGTCCGGCGGGTGGCTGAGCGCCGAGGATTTGGCGGCGTTCTCTCCCGAATGGGTCGAGCCCCTGTCGGTCCCCTACCGGAACTATCAGGTCTTCGAGCTGCCGCCAAACGGCCATGGGTTGACCGTTCTTCTGGCGCTCAACATCCTGCGGGGCTTTGAGCCGACACGGGATAGGGAGCTCTTTCTCCACCAAACCGTCGAAGCCATGAAGCTGGCTTTCGCCGACGCAAAGGCCTACATCGCCGATCCCCGACAGGCCGACGTCCCCTTGGCCGATCTGCTGAGCGAGGGCTACGCCGAGAGACGCCGCGCCCTCATCCGGAACCGAGCCGAGCTGCCATGTCCCGGTTCGCCGAGGTGCGGCGGCACGGTGTACCTCGCGTCAGCTGACGGGGACGGCAACATGGTCAGCTACATTCAGAGTAACTACATGGGGTTCGGCAGCGGCGTGGTCGTCCCCGGCACCGGCATCGCTCTGCACAACCGGGGGGCCAATTTCTCCCTTGATCCAGCCAGCCCGAACTGTCTCGCGCCGGGCAAGCGGCCGTATCACACCATTATCCCGGGATTCCTCTGCCGGGACGGCCAGCCCTTCGGGCCGTTCGGCGTCATGGGCGCGTTCATGCAGCCGCAGGGCCACGTCCAAGTGGTCAGCTCGCTGGCCGACGACGGTCTGAACCCTCAGGAAGCCCTTGATCGGCCTCGGTGGCAGTGGACCGGCGGCCTGTCGCTCGAGCTGGAGCAGACCTTCCCCAACGACTTAGCCCTGTCCCTGAAAGACCGAGGCCATCAGGTAACCGTTTCAGCCGACGATACCAGCTTCGGCCGCGGTCAAGTGATTCTCCGGGATGGCTCGGGCGTCCTCTGCGGCGCGACCGAACCCCGGACCGACGGAGCTGTTGCCGTATGGTAG
- a CDS encoding LamB/YcsF family protein — protein MNVVDLNSDLGESFGPWVMGRDEDVLTFVSSANVACGFHGGDPAVMRRTVRMAAERGVAVGAHPSYPDKVGFGRREMNCTPDEIYADVLYQIGALRAFCGACGVPLQHVKPHGAMYNTAGRDEAKAAAIAQAVRDAGGGLILLGLAGSALERAAQTAGVRFAAEAFADRGYMDDGSLVPRSRPGAFVTDPDAAAERVIRMVKEGVVQSVNGRSVPLAPQSICLHGDNSAAVELARTLRKKIEASGIRIAPLAELIR, from the coding sequence ATGAACGTGGTTGACCTGAACAGCGACTTGGGCGAGAGCTTTGGGCCGTGGGTCATGGGCCGGGACGAGGACGTCCTGACGTTCGTCTCGTCGGCCAACGTGGCCTGCGGGTTTCACGGCGGGGATCCGGCGGTGATGCGCCGGACCGTTCGCATGGCGGCGGAGCGCGGCGTGGCTGTGGGAGCGCACCCGTCGTACCCTGACAAGGTCGGCTTCGGCCGCCGGGAGATGAACTGCACGCCCGACGAGATTTACGCCGACGTGCTGTACCAGATCGGGGCACTTCGGGCGTTCTGCGGGGCGTGCGGCGTGCCGCTTCAGCACGTCAAGCCCCACGGGGCCATGTACAACACCGCCGGCCGGGACGAGGCCAAGGCGGCGGCGATCGCTCAGGCCGTACGGGACGCGGGCGGCGGTTTGATTCTGCTGGGGCTGGCCGGCTCGGCGCTCGAGCGGGCGGCTCAGACGGCGGGCGTTCGGTTCGCCGCCGAAGCGTTTGCCGATCGGGGGTACATGGACGACGGCTCGCTGGTGCCGCGCTCGCGGCCCGGCGCGTTCGTGACCGACCCGGACGCGGCGGCCGAACGGGTCATTCGTATGGTGAAAGAAGGGGTCGTCCAGTCGGTGAACGGCCGCTCCGTTCCGTTGGCGCCTCAGTCGATCTGCCTTCACGGCGACAACTCGGCGGCCGTCGAGCTGGCTCGGACGCTCCGAAAGAAAATTGAGGCGTCGGGCATTCGGATCGCACCGTTGGCGGAGCTGATCCGATGA
- a CDS encoding AI-2E family transporter, whose translation MDDQPLVPDGRTERRSFLIALGLVTAAFVWLLRPFWGTLFWACALAVLCAPLYRRFQKATGWRSSPSAAVTLAVVAVAVIGPLCLFAASFFAQATSIYRDVQSGAIDLSQYSLRVRQSFPVVQAALTRLGLGGSSLSEGMTSAVLAAGRFVTQNAVSLGQGALGLFADSCLALYMAFFLIRDGGSLAEILIKALPLGDKRERRLFETFVGVIRSTVKGNVLMAFLHGVIGAVTLGFLGMNGLLLWGVAMGVLSLVPLVGTAVVWLPLSIYMASSGNWTGCFFLAGVEIAAMVGVDNVLRPAMVGRSLQMPDYLVLLSTLGGLASFGLGGMIAGPLVAALFVSAWKIFMGELNDR comes from the coding sequence ATGGATGACCAGCCGCTTGTACCGGACGGCCGAACCGAGCGGCGCAGCTTTCTTATCGCGTTGGGCTTGGTGACGGCGGCGTTCGTCTGGCTGCTGAGGCCCTTCTGGGGCACGCTCTTTTGGGCCTGCGCCCTCGCCGTGCTTTGCGCGCCGCTGTACCGGCGGTTTCAGAAGGCGACCGGCTGGAGGAGCAGTCCGTCGGCGGCAGTGACGCTCGCCGTCGTGGCTGTGGCGGTTATCGGGCCGCTGTGCCTGTTCGCCGCCTCGTTCTTCGCTCAGGCCACGTCCATTTACCGGGACGTTCAGTCCGGGGCGATTGACCTGTCGCAGTACAGCCTGCGGGTGCGCCAATCGTTTCCGGTTGTGCAGGCAGCCCTGACCCGGCTGGGGCTCGGCGGCTCGTCGCTGTCCGAGGGGATGACGAGCGCTGTCCTCGCGGCCGGCCGGTTTGTGACCCAAAACGCCGTCTCGTTGGGGCAGGGCGCACTGGGGTTGTTTGCCGACTCCTGCTTGGCCCTGTACATGGCGTTCTTTCTCATTCGGGACGGAGGCTCGCTGGCCGAGATCCTCATCAAGGCCCTGCCGCTCGGCGACAAACGGGAGCGTCGGCTGTTTGAGACGTTCGTTGGCGTGATCCGCTCGACGGTGAAGGGCAACGTGCTGATGGCGTTCCTTCACGGGGTCATCGGCGCCGTCACTCTGGGATTTTTGGGAATGAACGGCTTGCTCCTGTGGGGCGTGGCGATGGGCGTCTTGTCTCTCGTCCCGCTCGTCGGCACGGCGGTCGTCTGGCTTCCCCTGTCGATTTACATGGCCTCGTCGGGCAACTGGACAGGGTGTTTTTTCCTCGCCGGAGTCGAAATTGCAGCGATGGTCGGCGTCGACAACGTCCTTCGTCCGGCGATGGTCGGACGGAGCCTCCAGATGCCCGATTATCTGGTGCTCTTGTCGACGCTCGGCGGGTTGGCTTCGTTCGGCTTGGGAGGCATGATCGCCGGCCCGTTGGTGGCGGCCCTTTTCGTGTCCGCGTGGAAGATATTCATGGGCGAACTGAACGACAGATAA
- a CDS encoding putative hydro-lyase: MTRAADYADASPTQVREMIRAGRWDNPTSGMCAGYVQANLVVLPRDWAFDFLLFAVRNPVPCPILDVTEPGETEPKQMAPGADLAADLPKYRVWENGRLTAEPTDARPFWRDDLVAFLVGCSFSFETAMAQAGCPVRHIECGCNVPMYLTNQPCRPAGRMKGNMVVSMRPVPSHLVSRAVLSSGRFPRVHGAPVWVGNPEGLGVADLSKPDFGEPVPINPGEVPLFWGCGVTPQAALMASKPPFAITHAPGHMFICDVRDNELAVFP; this comes from the coding sequence ATGACCCGGGCAGCTGACTACGCCGACGCCTCGCCGACGCAGGTTAGGGAAATGATTCGCGCCGGTCGGTGGGACAACCCCACGTCTGGCATGTGCGCCGGGTACGTGCAGGCCAATCTGGTCGTCCTGCCCCGGGACTGGGCGTTCGATTTTCTCCTGTTCGCGGTCCGCAACCCGGTGCCCTGTCCAATCTTGGACGTCACAGAGCCGGGGGAGACCGAGCCGAAGCAGATGGCGCCGGGCGCGGACTTGGCGGCCGATCTGCCCAAGTATCGGGTGTGGGAGAACGGACGACTGACCGCCGAGCCGACCGACGCGCGGCCGTTTTGGCGGGACGACTTGGTGGCTTTTCTCGTCGGCTGTTCTTTCTCCTTTGAGACGGCGATGGCTCAAGCAGGCTGTCCGGTTCGGCATATAGAGTGCGGCTGCAACGTGCCGATGTACCTGACGAACCAGCCCTGCCGGCCGGCGGGACGAATGAAAGGGAACATGGTGGTCTCCATGCGTCCCGTTCCGTCTCATCTGGTGAGCCGGGCGGTTCTCTCGTCCGGCCGGTTCCCGCGGGTTCACGGCGCGCCGGTCTGGGTCGGAAACCCGGAAGGGCTTGGCGTCGCGGACTTGAGCAAGCCGGACTTCGGCGAGCCCGTGCCGATCAACCCGGGCGAAGTGCCGCTTTTTTGGGGGTGCGGCGTCACGCCGCAGGCCGCTCTCATGGCCAGTAAGCCGCCGTTTGCCATTACCCACGCGCCCGGACACATGTTCATCTGCGACGTGAGGGACAACGAGCTGGCGGTCTTTCCGTAG
- a CDS encoding O-antigen ligase family protein — protein sequence MMEIQNCTASSFKAKTSSLWPQKLDEAAFWLLALGAGLSAFRPVAHYAPWGIALLLVLVQRVLWRVPLTPRFSPGGRRLFLFVCLLTVWCAIGPALGTPETPVGEWVHGWSFFLDFLVGTWLSARLCGSLDRQQKLRWVLFAGFLVISAVYCTRPLFFRDGYMNNGDDLGYWGLLISLVVYDRGLDVLGWKLAGFWKRAGQVLFSAACCIVGTGVTFLSFSLGAWGIAAIQAGILLLLSRLPWKKVLDAFIALSLVAALWTVILQMPRFHDIAEMSHLEVVQATALKDNNARNFTSGRSTIWRVTSELVRQKPWTGRANNFASEYSRLANEMTKQFHFLPKDLTATYSHNLYLDLLYRGGVPALLIFAFFIGGSIWLAWSILKKSPGNRWAIMIFAFTTSQLAFSLVNSFFQFRRDMGCVTWVIFGVLTVLRSGEAEPEQPPAIGEKELSE from the coding sequence ATGATGGAAATTCAAAACTGCACTGCAAGCTCCTTCAAGGCCAAAACGTCATCTCTTTGGCCGCAGAAATTGGACGAAGCTGCATTTTGGCTGCTGGCGCTGGGAGCCGGCCTTTCGGCGTTTCGGCCTGTGGCCCACTACGCGCCGTGGGGAATCGCCCTTCTGCTGGTCCTCGTTCAGCGCGTTCTCTGGAGGGTGCCGTTAACGCCCCGATTTTCTCCAGGCGGACGGCGGCTTTTTCTTTTTGTCTGTCTTCTGACTGTCTGGTGCGCCATTGGCCCGGCCCTCGGCACGCCCGAGACGCCGGTTGGCGAGTGGGTTCATGGTTGGTCATTTTTTCTTGACTTTCTCGTCGGCACCTGGCTGTCAGCCCGACTGTGCGGCTCCCTAGACCGGCAGCAAAAGCTCCGATGGGTTCTTTTCGCCGGGTTCCTCGTCATCTCAGCCGTCTACTGCACTAGGCCGCTATTTTTTAGAGACGGCTACATGAATAACGGCGACGACCTCGGGTACTGGGGCCTTCTCATCTCGCTGGTGGTCTACGACCGGGGGCTTGATGTCCTCGGCTGGAAACTGGCCGGTTTCTGGAAAAGAGCGGGACAGGTGCTGTTTTCAGCGGCCTGCTGTATTGTCGGCACCGGCGTAACGTTTCTCTCTTTCTCTTTGGGCGCGTGGGGAATCGCCGCCATCCAAGCGGGGATCCTTCTTTTGCTTTCCCGACTTCCGTGGAAGAAAGTCCTCGATGCCTTTATCGCTCTGTCCTTAGTAGCTGCCCTGTGGACCGTCATACTGCAAATGCCACGCTTTCATGACATTGCAGAGATGTCCCATCTGGAGGTAGTCCAAGCAACCGCTTTAAAAGACAATAACGCGAGAAACTTTACCAGCGGACGGTCAACCATTTGGCGGGTCACGTCCGAGCTCGTCCGCCAGAAGCCATGGACCGGCCGAGCGAATAATTTTGCGAGTGAGTACTCCCGCTTAGCCAACGAAATGACAAAACAGTTTCATTTTCTCCCGAAAGATCTCACCGCGACCTATTCTCATAACCTGTATCTCGACCTGCTCTACCGGGGCGGCGTTCCCGCCCTCCTCATCTTCGCTTTTTTCATCGGCGGCTCCATCTGGCTGGCTTGGTCCATTCTAAAAAAATCGCCCGGAAACCGGTGGGCCATTATGATTTTTGCCTTCACAACGAGCCAGCTCGCGTTCAGCTTGGTGAATTCATTTTTCCAGTTTCGGCGCGATATGGGCTGCGTCACCTGGGTCATCTTCGGCGTGCTGACCGTCTTACGCAGCGGCGAGGCAGAGCCGGAGCAGCCTCCGGCGATTGGCGAAAAAGAACTTAGTGAATAA
- a CDS encoding YibE/F family protein translates to MVAPQEKKTPLLRRLTYLVLVAVLSVGAYTASDVLARRAWTDQGTWIVRLLKTELLPKESSAQDDPNWESQSILASVLYRSGDRQGARETVKIERLVNSALELKPGCDYVMVIDTLPDGSTVASLADRFRLPAVVAFLTAVAGLLVVSAGRAGARALIGLALSMWYLASVFLPSAAAGSSPLAGALGAVAVVSILTIGVVVRRKRYWPVALGGALGGAVAAWFLGFAALKLWQITGLGSDGALVLSSTVEGINMGHVFLASVIIGAAGAVHDVAISVSAAMAELEDYDPDIAPKRLWQSGLNVGREILGTMVNTLVLAYFGSSLCLLILMAQAQPDIHQLLNDGQVAQEIAQSLAGTVGLLLTVPITAAAGALAAWWRKKR, encoded by the coding sequence ATGGTAGCCCCTCAAGAGAAGAAAACGCCGCTCCTTCGCCGCTTAACCTATCTCGTTCTCGTCGCCGTCCTGTCAGTCGGCGCGTACACGGCAAGCGACGTCCTGGCCCGTCGGGCTTGGACCGACCAAGGAACGTGGATCGTCAGGCTTTTGAAGACCGAACTTCTGCCGAAGGAAAGTTCGGCGCAGGACGACCCGAATTGGGAGAGCCAGTCCATTTTAGCCAGCGTGTTGTACCGGTCCGGCGACCGGCAGGGTGCCAGGGAGACGGTGAAAATTGAGCGGCTGGTCAACAGCGCGCTGGAGCTGAAACCCGGCTGCGACTACGTGATGGTCATCGACACTCTGCCGGACGGTTCAACCGTGGCGTCGCTGGCCGACCGGTTCCGCCTGCCGGCGGTCGTCGCGTTTCTGACCGCCGTGGCCGGGCTGCTGGTCGTCTCGGCGGGACGGGCAGGCGCCCGGGCGCTGATCGGGCTGGCGCTTTCCATGTGGTATTTAGCCTCGGTGTTTCTGCCGTCGGCCGCCGCTGGCTCGTCTCCGCTGGCCGGCGCGTTGGGCGCCGTCGCCGTCGTGTCCATTTTGACCATCGGCGTCGTCGTCAGGCGCAAGCGCTACTGGCCGGTCGCCTTAGGCGGCGCGCTGGGCGGCGCCGTGGCCGCGTGGTTCCTCGGCTTTGCGGCCCTCAAGCTGTGGCAGATCACCGGACTGGGCTCCGACGGCGCGCTCGTCCTCTCTTCGACCGTCGAGGGGATCAACATGGGACACGTGTTCCTCGCGTCGGTCATCATCGGCGCGGCCGGCGCCGTTCACGACGTGGCGATCTCCGTGTCCGCAGCCATGGCCGAACTGGAGGACTACGACCCGGACATCGCGCCGAAACGACTTTGGCAGTCAGGGCTGAACGTGGGGCGGGAAATTCTCGGCACCATGGTCAACACGCTGGTTCTGGCGTATTTCGGCAGCAGCCTGTGCCTTCTGATCCTCATGGCCCAAGCCCAACCGGACATCCACCAGCTGCTCAACGACGGGCAGGTCGCCCAAGAAATTGCGCAAAGTCTGGCGGGTACCGTCGGACTGCTGCTCACAGTTCCTATCACCGCCGCAGCGGGAGCCCTCGCCGCGTGGTGGCGGAAAAAGCGCTGA
- a CDS encoding aspartate/glutamate racemase family protein, with translation MGPKKILGVYGGLGPAASAEFMRLLAELAPASCDQEHPVVYLYSNPKTPDRSDALLRGGPSPEGPLKAGLETLCRWGADILAVPCNTAHCFIDRFREELPKPLIHIVEATVSRALEVSPACWLVATGATLASGIYEKEGERQGAQFFEPEPDERPEFDRIIRLVKGGRMEEAGERMKSACGLLWRRRELPVICACTELPLAWAAAGLPDERGVSSLESLARACLNELYE, from the coding sequence GTGGGACCGAAAAAGATATTAGGCGTGTACGGCGGGCTTGGACCTGCCGCTTCCGCCGAGTTCATGCGGCTGCTGGCCGAGTTGGCGCCGGCGTCATGCGACCAGGAACACCCGGTCGTTTACCTGTACTCCAACCCGAAAACGCCCGATCGGTCGGACGCGCTGCTGCGCGGCGGCCCGAGCCCGGAAGGTCCTCTGAAAGCCGGGCTCGAGACCCTGTGCCGTTGGGGGGCGGATATCCTCGCGGTGCCGTGCAACACCGCCCACTGCTTTATCGACCGGTTCAGGGAAGAGCTGCCCAAACCGCTGATTCACATTGTGGAAGCCACGGTGAGCCGGGCTTTAGAGGTCTCGCCGGCCTGCTGGCTCGTCGCGACCGGCGCGACGCTCGCGTCGGGTATCTACGAGAAGGAAGGGGAACGACAGGGGGCCCAGTTCTTTGAGCCGGAGCCCGACGAGCGCCCGGAGTTTGACCGGATCATTCGGCTCGTCAAGGGCGGGCGGATGGAAGAAGCGGGGGAACGGATGAAATCCGCCTGCGGCCTGCTGTGGCGGCGACGGGAGCTGCCCGTGATCTGCGCCTGCACCGAGCTGCCTCTGGCGTGGGCAGCGGCGGGGCTGCCGGACGAGAGAGGAGTTTCGAGCCTTGAAAGTTTGGCTCGAGCGTGCCTGAACGAGCTGTACGAGTAG
- a CDS encoding biotin-dependent carboxyltransferase family protein yields MRLHISSPGPLTTVQDLGRWGYQAMGMPVSGAMDPSSLRRGNAMLGNRPGDAALEMACVGPDVTFEGSGAVVLTGAELSAQLNSKPVENWAVFEVKSGDRLRFGQLRRGVWGYLCVTGGVSVPLVLGSRSTYLKTGTGGHGGRALAAGDVLQTGEPSAAWRRRVGFICPDSLKPDWSDRALGLVLGLQQDAFPPAGLATLFESEYRVDLTSDRMGYRLEGPAVEHALPPDIVSDGVPLGSVQIPGSGEPIVMMADRQTTGGYTKVGVLTAVSTAFLAQHPAGSSVRFRRLSQDEGVEEARREAEVLAELARAVARWFARPDEKLKTTLGGTWGPAGQRWNLAWRLEGRLEGGRANERG; encoded by the coding sequence ATGAGACTGCATATCAGCTCTCCCGGCCCCCTGACGACAGTACAGGATTTGGGCCGATGGGGATATCAGGCGATGGGAATGCCGGTCTCCGGCGCGATGGACCCGTCCTCGCTCCGGCGGGGAAACGCGATGCTGGGCAACCGGCCGGGGGACGCGGCGCTTGAAATGGCCTGCGTCGGGCCGGACGTGACGTTTGAAGGCTCAGGGGCGGTCGTCCTGACTGGCGCCGAGCTTTCGGCGCAGCTGAACAGCAAGCCGGTGGAAAACTGGGCCGTTTTTGAGGTGAAGTCGGGCGACAGGCTCCGTTTCGGCCAGCTGCGCCGCGGCGTCTGGGGATACCTGTGCGTCACTGGCGGAGTGAGCGTCCCACTCGTGCTTGGCAGTCGGAGCACGTACCTGAAAACCGGCACTGGCGGACACGGCGGGCGGGCCCTCGCCGCGGGCGACGTTTTGCAGACTGGCGAGCCGTCGGCCGCGTGGCGGCGCCGCGTCGGGTTTATCTGTCCGGACTCTCTCAAGCCCGACTGGTCCGACCGGGCGCTCGGTTTGGTCTTGGGCCTTCAGCAGGACGCGTTCCCGCCCGCCGGGCTGGCGACGCTCTTTGAAAGCGAGTACCGGGTTGATCTGACGTCTGACCGAATGGGGTACCGGCTGGAAGGGCCAGCGGTCGAGCACGCCCTGCCGCCGGATATCGTCTCCGACGGCGTGCCGCTCGGAAGCGTTCAGATTCCCGGCTCCGGGGAGCCGATTGTCATGATGGCGGACCGGCAGACGACCGGAGGGTACACAAAAGTTGGCGTCCTGACGGCGGTCAGCACGGCGTTTTTGGCCCAGCACCCCGCCGGTTCGTCGGTGAGGTTTCGCCGGCTGAGCCAGGACGAGGGAGTTGAAGAAGCCCGGCGGGAAGCCGAGGTTTTAGCGGAACTCGCCCGCGCCGTTGCCCGTTGGTTCGCCAGGCCGGACGAAAAGCTGAAGACGACGCTCGGCGGGACGTGGGGCCCCGCCGGCCAGAGATGGAACTTGGCGTGGCGGCTTGAGGGCCGCCTTGAGGGAGGAAGGGCAAATGAACGTGGTTGA